GTTTAGCATTAAAGCAAAAGCATTCGTTAAGACGAAGACGAATTCAATGTGTGTAagtctacatatatatacatatatatgtaatatgcTATGCCGCACCTCTttcatttaattctttttgTATGGTCGGTAACCGCGACCTGCATTACGCACTCGACGAGCACGTACTTACGTTTCGTTGTACTAAAGTACACTACtaaaatacatacatacgtcCGTCCACATAACATACAcacatatgtacatatttatgtacaaaaacaatgtacatgtagtaacgcaAGATGAAGGAACAAAAATAGTTGCAACCTGCAAACTCTTGCCAATACAATTCATCCAAATGACTCATGTTTGGTCTGCTCGTAaactaaaaacatttttatctttcaCGCCTTGCcgattactttttattattatttaaaattttttgaacatatACTCTTACATATGTTAAATAGTACACGGCTGTTTACTACTTGATACCCAACAATAAagtaaaaacataaataaatattaaaaaaaaaaaaaaaaaaaaactcggtaTTATTatggttaatattttttagcgaGAGTTTAATTAGTAGGTGAATACTAATTAGgctttagaaaataatttctttcaaCAAATTGTGAGTTGCATATGGGGAGAGTTTGCGTGCTTGTTAGTCCATTCGCGTCAAGTGGTTACACGCTGAGTGTCGAGTATTTTTCTTCACTCTTACCACTTTACTAATGGTAACAaggacgaaaaaaatttatcaacagaTTAGTACTGACTCTCAAccaaagataaattatttatatagaattggTATATTTAACTACGATCCTAAACTAATTATCAATCAAACATTGCCTTTTTACTTTAACTTTAAACTTAGCGCTTGTCAATGAGATCAAaggtcattattttttttgccagCACTTTCTAATCATCGGCTATCAAAatggttcattttttttgtatggcCGTCATAGAACACTTGCAAGAACGCTTGTAACTTTTAATAGacgtaaaatattaaataaattcaatttttaaaaaaccgcgggaatttcaaatttttgtttttttgaataaaaattgttttttattaaaatcatgtATTGGGTATCAAATTGAAGCTCAagatcgataaatttttacagcaGAGgttcaaaaaatgtaaaaaaattcagggTACGTCGGTCATCAAATAGACTAgggaagaaataaaataagtaaatattaaaattgcaTAATTATGAGAACTATAGATACTCCAAATATCCCTCGGATTTTAtgacagtaataaaaataattgtgtgtataaaaaataaaaataaaaaaaaagtatctatattttgtttatcttTTCAACTGTTTTTTatagcaaatatttttttatgaactaaTATTGTCGTTCGAGTTATCGTAAGTTCTCACAACGTTTACACAATGACAAGCCCAAGTAATATaccatgtatatttatatttatatatttatatatgagcAAGCTCGACGGGCAAACGAACCCTTATGAGATATCGTCGTCAAGTGTACCTGAACATTTGCgtcaagatatttatttttatttgtatatatgtttataatgTTAACGGAAACATAAACCCATGGATACTgcatactaaaaaaaaaaaaaaaaaacataaatatgcgatataattttttatttgtactaAACCTACTGAAATTTACAGAAATCAGTACAAGTTCACTTAGAGCATAAAAAGTGAAAGCGAGATATTAACACGTTTAcacaaagataaaaaaatataaataaatatatgtaaaacgTTGAAACCTTAAACCGgaagcaataatttttttcagtcttaatgctgtaatttatataaatgttttttttaataaattaataatgtcgTATAATTAAAGGCGGATTTTAGTCCCAATAGGCGGGAGGCGGGAAGGGAGCACAGAATATAAAAGTTTGAGTACGAAAGCGACGTCGCGtgtagaatatttttttggacGACTAGATAAAACAATCGGGACGGAAATCAAAGGTCATGGCATTCCTGATCGGTCAGGACAATTTTAGCTAACGGCCTGCTCGTCATTCGACGTACTTAAAACTTGCTCTAACACTCACTCAGACTTGAgacagatttaaaaaaaaaatattaaaaaaatataaagtgaaGCAAAAATACATGGCGTCAATCAGAAAATAGATCACTTCATCTTACTCGCGTTTATCGCGTTATTTCAGGCATTTAGGTATTAAATTtagtgataatgataatatatatacatatatattatcttgcttggttattattattattattatttcttctaCCTACATCAAACATCTAAACTCATATTTATCGTATTACCATCTGTCAGCGTGTCACTCGTAATATAATTCtacttatcattattattatttttatttttatatttttatttataaaaatagtaatctgACTAgtcaatgaaataatttaaatagttaactTACCGATCGTTTAACTTGGaggattaaatatatatatttttatatttatttatacactgaattattattatttcattttataaccCGTAAGCCGTATAAACGTCAAACAATTTCTGGCTCTGGTTACTTTCTGGTGCCAAATGACAACCAAACGTCTTTTTGAcgtttgttttatatttatatatttaaagcgggaaatttaaacagaaaaacatttgaatttttcatttatttatggagtgatttaatttaaaataaaaaaaaaatgaatttcaataATGCCCATTGACTGGCGAGTAATTCAAGCGATTGAAATGTCAGatgtcataatttttattgcgtaaaaaaatgatttgttttatttatttatgaatttgttTACTAAATACGAGACAGTATttgttggatttttttatttgtcagtagtgataatagtaattgtaaattaaaaatgtctttCGCGGAGTATGGCtcgagtatattttttatgggtaaaattaaaaaaccattTGATCAAGGAGATGGATtgtctaataataataatgacaagtACTTTGGATGTAAATTGAAAATGATTGATTCTTGTAATGATTTTCGTGCTTGGAGTCCTGacccttttgaaaattttaaatattttcgtgaaattactgaaaatggcgatgtatgtatttttttattttttagtacggtctcattttttttatattgagcaGCAGTCAAAAtttcttacattttattttttattaaaatctgcttttttttatttttgctaatCTGAAGATTTACTTTAAGTAAGGTCGCActttggtgtaaaaatttttcaattgcaATAATTTGTGAAGCCGTAGTGTAAagttaattagtatttaagttaatcaactaatttttgatatatttcaTAGTTAAAATCTAAAGACGTACCAGATCTATCAGGAATAAATGTCGTAGTTGATGTTGATACAGAAAAAGAATTAGAATTATTGAGACATGAATTAGCTAAATATAAAGCACTTAAATTAACGcctgaacaaaaaaaacaattaggaGAAAtggtaagtaaaaaataatttttattttatgttgggaaggacaaaaaaaaattcaatttttgaacaaaatggagcctgaaaatataaaaaaaaaattatgaaattttaaaatttattttttgaaaaaaaaatatttgaattatttaagagtaaaaaaaatttaataataattttttcgtgtcCATTTTGGTACCGCTTAGTCATCCGCGACAAAATAAccgcagaaaaaaaattaaagtttttgtttacattcactatttattttaaattttactttttcactcacttaatttttttattaaaaagtgaaacTGCTATTTTATAATCggatttgaatattatttttcccgcCTTTTTTTCCAGATACTTTATTATGAAACCGTCCATATTGCCCAGcccttttttataaaataaatttactaaaaaaaaaaaaaattgtttcagaATTTTGGCGAAGCATTTTCCAAAGGCGACTGGAATATCGGTGATTTTATTCTGGGCACATTAGAAAAACTAACAAATTACAAAGAATCGATACTGGGAACAAGCCcaactaaaataaaagaaatagataaaaatttacaatcaccTCGTTCGAAGCCAATTGCacgtaagaataaaaaaataaaaaatatagaacgTAAAGTGAGCACCGATATTTCCGGTTCTATTCCCAAAGATTCTACTAGCGAGTGCAGCTCCAGTTCTCAAGTAATTTTctctattcaaatttatactttatcattaaatctacaaaatctatttgtttattcaGATCGGACTCGTTGAATGTCAAAGTGATTCGAGTTCTGGATCCAGCcagaataattacaattacaaagtaaataaaataaaagctaaTCGTAATCGCCGTAATGTTAAtgacaattataattacaagaGCGATGAAAGTGAAACTGCATCTGTCGATTCAAATAAATCCTACATAATTAAATCCGAatcgataattatttcattagaaAATGAACTAaaggtttttaattaattatcaatatttaaattaatcaattaaatttttttttaacttgaattttatttttcagacgAAAGAATCTGAATTAGATGAACTGAAAAGTTTGAATcacgatttaaaatattcactgCAGAATCGCGATGCgcagattaaaaatttgaaagaaaatttcacagtaattaattaattaattaattgattgatttatttatttgtttgtttgatGAGTAATTGTGTTTTAGAAAACCCAAatgaatttacaaaatataattgaccAACGTAACAATGAACTGGACCAATGGCGGCAGAAATCAGAGagcagtaaaattttaataaatcaaataaatcgTAAATTAGAAGAAAGGAGGCAAGAATGTTACGTATTGATgcaggaaataaataatttgaaacaaGATGCTAATTTACAAGCATTGCGCACAGAACGCGATTCTTTGGCTGtttgtataaattaactttttttatttaatttaaatttgaaattaatttttaaattacgcggctctaatttttttttcattttaattaaattttatttgaatcgaTACCTCGGTAATTAGATTCtgtaatgaaattatttttaagtaaccagtaaataaattgaattatattttttttttaatgaaaattttaatgaatttttttggtatcgatttaaaaaaaaattcaggctaataaaaaaaaataattaattttaaataaataaaatatatgattagattttttttatttgatagaaaaaattggAAGAAATAGGAAAACTAGTAAAAGATGCAGGAAATTATGGATCTGGTGTAGAAGGAATGAAAGCGTTGATCCGAGAACGAAATGAATTGATTGAATTGAAACGACATTTCGAGGTTCACTGCAGCGACCAGGAATACGAAATCGATCggcttaataaattaataaaccatATCAAGGAAGACCACGAGTCCCAGCGAATTGAAATGTCACGAGTAACTGAAGAGCTGGAGGAAGAGTTGAGGATTAAAtccgataaaatttattactgtgAAGAGcaaattaatcattacaaGAATCACATGATGGAGTTGAAACATGAATTAGAGGAAAGTAATCAGGCTAGAGAAAGAGAGTCGATTGCCGATAGAGATCTTGACAGTACACTGGCCcagtatttgaaaaaatccagTGAACAAATTGATCAGTTGTCTACTGCACTCcatggtaattttatttatttcagttaattaattaattaattaatttaaataattgggATATGCAGGCGCGGGTAATGatgttgagaaaaataaaatggaaatagATTATCTGAAAAAACAGATATCGAAAAGTGTACAGGAAAAAttagataatgaaaaaaatttttcatctaaaTTGGAGCAGTGccagcagacaattaaaactcagataaatgaaattgaaaaattacgtaaatataattgtaaattaagtaAAGACGTCCAGCATAACGATAACTTGAAGTATGAGCTCAATGAAATGACTTCCAGGTGAgtgatgaattttaaatattattttttcgcggtaaaatttaatttgaataaatttttttagagtcGCTTCAATGCAGAAGGAACATTCAAATCTGATGAACGAACTGGAACATTTGAAAGAGTGTCTGGAAGCAAAAAACTTAGAAGTCGTTACTCTGGAAGAGgagaaagaaaatttgaaaagaagaATCGATTGTATACTCAGGGAGCTAGAGGATAAGAACAATAAGATTAGTGTATTGGAACGCACGAACTTTGatattcacaaaaaattatatgacaCTGAGAAAAATGTTAAGGCGGTGTCGGATGAATTGCAGTCGATGAAATatgaagacaaaaaaatattacagatTACGATGTTGCAGCGAGATTTGGAAAAAGGTTGCAAGGAAAAACGAAAACTGGAGGATGCGGTCAGCAGTTTACGTAAAGAATATGATTCTTgttgcaatttaaataaacgtcttaatgatagtttaatgaataaatcgaatcaaatattaattataaaacgaGATATTAAACGGCTGACTAGTGATTTtactgataatatttatttcgatggtagtattattaaattaccagATAAATTACATGAGAGCTTGAGTATTTTGAAGCAGCACATTGAGGCTGATAACTCCAATGAAAAAGGCTCCACTGATTTAAATGACAatgattatgataatttaaaagataaaatagataatattACTAAGACATTTAATCATTCAGATAATGATCAGTCAATAAAATCAATGACAAGCGAAAATAAAGATTTAGCAGCCATGAGTGCCGATCGCGCGATCCTCCAAGAGTTCAAACAAAATTCCGAAGCGgcattcaaattatttaacaaaaatcacACCAGTTgtgtatcaaaaaaatttgacacacGATTTTTTGACAACGAAAGTGGATTTATAAGCGACGCTAATGATTCATCAGTAAAATCAcccaatgacaataattatcatcCATTTGATAGCATTccaacttatttaaataaaataaaatcacattCACCCAAGCATACCGATTTTAATAATGACTTTAAACCCGACAATGATGATCACAAAAATAAACATGATGACAATCGGCACAACGTTTTTTCTAAATACCACAGCGATAAATCACGCCAAAGgtatttattactaatctatcaaaaaataatataaatattttttaataaacaattgataatttttttagaaatactCAATTTATGCGGAATTGCTGTGAACGTTCGAATAAAAACTGAAAGTGGCTACCGtcagtcaaaataaaaaattatctaataaaaaaaacaagaaaaattacaagttaaattataaagtaattttgttaataaaaataaattaaaaacccATTTGAGAGCGCGAGGAATTTTTAAGCCGAGTACTTACCGTCTGAAAACTCGGTCGTCTCGCCAGCGGTGGTATCTAGAGTCAGTCACAGAAATCACGTGGTCGAGTTAAACTCGCGGTAAGTACCGACACCGATGTGACTTTATATCTGACATTatctcaatttatttacataatttacatgcttattaatttaagtacaatagtataaataaataaatgaatacaagCAGTGTTCATTCCAGCACTGGATAATACTGAATTgtccatataaatttaaatttaattataagtataaataaaagcaGGGATTTACTTTTAATCTCACAGATCAATGTCTTTATTAAAAAGATCTAACGTGTGGTCCCTGTCTTCAGAAGCCGCGCGAGTGGGAATAATGACTTGGCTGGATGTGAGACTCTCCAAATTTGGCGAACTACTTGTCTGAGGAATTATTTCAGCAGCAGAAGGTACTGAGTCGACTGTCTTGCGTCTTGACTGGTTTGAACCCAGTGGCCGTTTCCATCGgaatatttttctcttcttGCTGCTGCTGACGGAACTCTGTCGTCTCACTAAAAATCTCGACCTGGGCTTTTTCGGCTTCACGACGCCAGAGCCCGGGTCCTCGCAGACTTCAAATGAGTTTCTGTTGGTACCCGCAGGCCTGTCAGTATCCGGAAGATGTTCCTGGGAGAACCCGGAGTTGAAGAACCCGTGGAGGTCTTCGTTGGGTTCGTCAGAGCCGCAGCTGACGCTGATTGAAGGAGGCGGGCTCTGGATCGAGGACTTGGGACCAGACTCGTAAGACAGCGTACTTTCTTGGAGATTCGTTGCACTAGGCCAAGGTCGGACGTTAACTTTGGCCAGCTTCGATGTAGGAATGAGACGCTTGCGATTTAGCTCCAGCCACTGGAACGATCGGGAATTTCTTTTCACTGGACCGGGAGTGTGCTGCCGGTCGAAGGATTGCTCTGCTAGAGGAGGCTCTATTGGTTCTGAATTGTCCAGCTGAATAATTGTTTCGGTAAAGCTTTCAGTCTTTTTTGGAGTCGCTGAAGGCGACCCAATGATCTGGCTAAAAcaaatgttgataattttattacttatttatttacttattattttatttatgatgatgCTTACCGCCTATTGGTAACAGGACTTTCATTTGAATTTGTCGCTAAACTAACTGATGATGTCTTAGGTGTAGGCACATGGGTATTTTCATCTTCTTCTTCCATAATATCTGGTAAAAACATTGTTTGCTTTTCTTCAGGaactctatttaaaaaaaacttattttcaaaattttttccgagactttgtgtaaaaaattaaaaaaaaaaatgatatatttacgTCATATTAGCAACACTTCCACGATAAGTTTTACGTTTATAAGCGGCAGCAGCTTCAGTGTaaggtaaaataatattttcagcatcaaaataaaaatctttaacaAGAGGCGGGCATCGATTCATAAGAATATCGACCCCTAAATATGACACTTTGGTATGACGATCAATCAGccaatttaattcaaagtcTTCGTCGTCGTCGCCGAACGGATTAATCAACTGCTCGGCAACctagcaaaataaaaaaataaaaataaaataaacttattattaattgcatgaaaaaaagtaaactgtTGCTTACTTTGAGCAGACccatgtagaaaaaaaattgtaggatGGTAAAAATTGGCAAGTAGGCGTCGAGAGGCATTTGAAAAGGTTTCTTGGAGCCCTCGATGTACTGCCGCCCTACGAGAGCCACGACGAAGAAGCTGTAGGTGGCCAGAGTGACGACCTGGGTGTAGACAAGCGGAATCGAGACCCAGTCGTAGCTCCAGAGTAGTCCGCATTTAGATCTGAAGTCGTTGAACTCctccattattattttgaggcCCTGGGGGTCTGGTAGTCGGTGAGTGCGCCGCGCTTCtttgagtaaatttataaaccaGGTGCAGGGAATCCAGTAGGTGTTGAATTCCAAGCTCGGGACTGACTGGAAGAGCTCTAGTTCAAGAGCAGTCATGAAACCCGAGTCGACGACATGCTCTAGGGTCGGGAACCGGCGTTTTACTGCTGAACTTATAGATCGCAGGACTAGGATCAATGACAGGTTGAGGTATCGCATCAATGACCGGCGTAACATCCGTCCATATTCGTCGTTACCTGTCACGTATAAGGCTACCAGGTGCATCActctgtaaattatttttttttttttatttatagaccTTAAGTATTtggttttaattaatgaaaaagtgtaattctactttttttaatctctaaataaatattcagtatttggggcaaaatgggtcgtgttaaaattacaaagtttTAG
Above is a window of Microplitis demolitor isolate Queensland-Clemson2020A chromosome 1, iyMicDemo2.1a, whole genome shotgun sequence DNA encoding:
- the LOC103569684 gene encoding uncharacterized protein LOC103569684, coding for MSFAEYGSSIFFMGKIKKPFDQGDGLSNNNNDKYFGCKLKMIDSCNDFRAWSPDPFENFKYFREITENGDLKSKDVPDLSGINVVVDVDTEKELELLRHELAKYKALKLTPEQKKQLGEMNFGEAFSKGDWNIGDFILGTLEKLTNYKESILGTSPTKIKEIDKNLQSPRSKPIARKNKKIKNIERKVSTDISGSIPKDSTSECSSSSQIGLVECQSDSSSGSSQNNYNYKVNKIKANRNRRNVNDNYNYKSDESETASVDSNKSYIIKSESIIISLENELKTKESELDELKSLNHDLKYSLQNRDAQIKNLKENFTKTQMNLQNIIDQRNNELDQWRQKSESSKILINQINRKLEERRQECYVLMQEINNLKQDANLQALRTERDSLAKKLEEIGKLVKDAGNYGSGVEGMKALIRERNELIELKRHFEVHCSDQEYEIDRLNKLINHIKEDHESQRIEMSRVTEELEEELRIKSDKIYYCEEQINHYKNHMMELKHELEESNQARERESIADRDLDSTLAQYLKKSSEQIDQLSTALHGAGNDVEKNKMEIDYLKKQISKSVQEKLDNEKNFSSKLEQCQQTIKTQINEIEKLRKYNCKLSKDVQHNDNLKYELNEMTSRVASMQKEHSNLMNELEHLKECLEAKNLEVVTLEEEKENLKRRIDCILRELEDKNNKISVLERTNFDIHKKLYDTEKNVKAVSDELQSMKYEDKKILQITMLQRDLEKGCKEKRKLEDAVSSLRKEYDSCCNLNKRLNDSLMNKSNQILIIKRDIKRLTSDFTDNIYFDGSIIKLPDKLHESLSILKQHIEADNSNEKGSTDLNDNDYDNLKDKIDNITKTFNHSDNDQSIKSMTSENKDLAAMSADRAILQEFKQNSEAAFKLFNKNHTSCVSKKFDTRFFDNESGFISDANDSSVKSPNDNNYHPFDSIPTYLNKIKSHSPKHTDFNNDFKPDNDDHKNKHDDNRHNVFSKYHSDKSRQRNTQFMRNCCERSNKN
- the LOC103569681 gene encoding bestrophin-4, with amino-acid sequence MTVSYQYEVASSTSGGFTRLLFMWRGSLYKLIYRELILFLVVFGIISVIYRHVLTISHKREFEKLVIYCDTFVSLIPLSFVLGFYVAYVAGRWWQQYMAIPWPDKVMHLVALYVTGNDEYGRMLRRSLMRYLNLSLILVLRSISSAVKRRFPTLEHVVDSGFMTALELELFQSVPSLEFNTYWIPCTWFINLLKEARRTHRLPDPQGLKIIMEEFNDFRSKCGLLWSYDWVSIPLVYTQVVTLATYSFFVVALVGRQYIEGSKKPFQMPLDAYLPIFTILQFFFYMGLLKVAEQLINPFGDDDEDFELNWLIDRHTKVSYLGVDILMNRCPPLVKDFYFDAENIILPYTEAAAAYKRKTYRGSVANMTVPEEKQTMFLPDIMEEEDENTHVPTPKTSSVSLATNSNESPVTNRRQIIGSPSATPKKTESFTETIIQLDNSEPIEPPLAEQSFDRQHTPGPVKRNSRSFQWLELNRKRLIPTSKLAKVNVRPWPSATNLQESTLSYESGPKSSIQSPPPSISVSCGSDEPNEDLHGFFNSGFSQEHLPDTDRPAGTNRNSFEVCEDPGSGVVKPKKPRSRFLVRRQSSVSSSKKRKIFRWKRPLGSNQSRRKTVDSVPSAAEIIPQTSSSPNLESLTSSQVIIPTRAASEDRDHTLDLFNKDIDL